The DNA window TGACCCCCTGTCAGCCTCGCCGAGAGGTTGAATGGGCCATGTCCCCCTTCATTCCCACCTCTGACCTGTGCGACGCCCACCCGGAAGCACAGGTCTTCGCGCCGCTTTTTCGGGATTTTGGAGGACAGCCGAGATTCAGCGGTCCCGCCTTCACCCTGCGCGTCTACGAGAACAACACCCTGGTGCGCGCCACGCTGGGCACGCCCGGCGAGGGCCGCGTGCTGGTGGTGGACGGCGGCGGCAGCCTGAACGGTGCGCTGGTGGGCGATCAACTGGCCGGGCTGGGCGTGGACAGCGGCTGGGCAGGCATCATCGTCCACGGCTGCGTGCGCGACACGGCGCAGCTCGCTGGCATGCCCATCGGCATCCGGGCGCTGGCCGCCCATCCCCGCCGCAGCGGCAAGGCGGACGTGGGCGAGCGGGAGGTGGCGCTGACTTTTGCGGGCGTGACCGTGCGGCCCGGCGATATGGTTCACGCCGACGAGGACGGGGTCTGCGTGCTGCCCCAGAGCTGAATCAGCAAACAAGTTAAACTGGCTCCATGAGCGAGCCTGCGTACCAGCACATGACCGAGGAGGAGTACCTGGCGAGCGAAGAAATCAGCCCGGTCAAGCGCGAGTATGTTGGCGGCTATGTGTACGCGCTGCACGGCGACACGCTGGCACAGGCGGGGGCCAGCAGTCGACATGGCGAGGTGGCCCTGAATATCGCGAGTACCCTGCAACCCCAGGCCCGCAAGCAACGTTGCAAGGTGTACGCCTCAGATATGCGCGTGAACTGCACCACGCCCACCGGTAAACGGGTGTACTACTACCCGGATGTCGTCGCCACCTGCGAGCCTGTCGACGGCAGAGCAACCAGCGTGAGCGCCCCCGGCTTGATCGTGGAAGTCCTTAGCCCACGCACGCGCCACACGGACCTGACGGATAAAATCTGGGCCTACACCAGTCTGGCGAGCTTGCAGACTTATCTGATCGTGGAAGCCGAGACGCGTTTTGTGCGTGCCATCGAGCGGCAGCCGGATGGAAGCTGGCAGGAGCGGGAGTTGAAGGACACGGGCGAGATCAAGCTGCCGGATCTGGGCGCGACGTTGACACTCGATGACGTGTACGACGGGGTTTTTTAGACAAAAGTAAAACCCCTCTCCAGCCGAAGAGGGGCGGGTCAACAACCTCAGGCTCTAGCTCAGCTCTCTCAACGCCTCGCGAATAATCTCCAGTCCCGTCTCTGCGTCCTCGCGGGTCAGGATCAGCGGCGGGCTGACGCGGATCACGGCCTCGCCGCAGTCCAGGTTCAGCAGGCCGCGCTCGAAGATGGCGGTGCTGGCGCGGTCACGCAGGGCACCGTCCGGGCTGCCGTCGGGCTTCACGAATTCCAGGCCGATGAACAGGCCCTGACCGCGCACGTCGCCCAGGAAGGGGAACTCGGCCTGCATCTTCTTCAGCTCGGTCAGCAGGTGCGCGCCCACGTCGGCGGCGTTCTGCATCAGGCTCTCGCCGCAGCCGGGGTGCTTGACGACGCCTTCGATCAAGTCCAGCGTTGCGTGGGCTGCCGCCGCCGCCACCGGGTTGCCGCCGTAGGTAGAGCCGTGCGAGCCGACCGGCCAGGTCATGACCGATTCCTTCGCCAGCAGCGCGGAGATGGGCATGCCCGAGGCAATCCCCTTCGCCACCGTGATGATGTCGGGCTGAACCTCGCCGTACTGCTCGAACTGCTGGTACGAGAACATCTTGCCGGTGCGCCCCATGCCGGCCTGAACCTCATCGTAAATGAGCATAATGCCGTGCTCGTCGCACAGCGCACGCAGACCCGGCAGGAAATCGGCGGGCGGCACGATGTACCCGCCCTCGCCCTGCATGGGTTCCACGATGATGGCGGCGACTTCATCGGAGGGAATGACGCCCACGAACAGCTCGCGAATGTGGTTCAGCACGGCCTGACCGCAGGCTTCGGGCGTCGAACCCAGCGGCGGGCGGAAGGGGTTGGGGTACGGCACGTGCGACACGGCGGGCAGCAGCGGGCCGAAGCCACGCTTGTACTTGGTCTTGCTGCCGGTCAGCGTGATCGCGCCGTAGGTGCGCCCGTGGAAGCTGCCCATCGTGGAGATGATGTGACTGCGTCCGGTGTGGTTGCGGGCCAGCTTGACGGCGGCCTCCACGGCTTCCGCGCCGGAGTTGCCGAAGAAGACGCGCCATTTTTCGTCTGTACCATCAGCAAGTGGACGCTCCACATGCTTGACCAGCCGTTCCGCGAGGCTGGTGGTGATTTCCTGCGGGTAGTCAGACAGGCAGACGTGCGTGAATTTGGTGATCTGCTCCTGCACGGCCCCCACCACATGCGGGTGGGCGTGGCCGGTGGTGGACACGGCGATGCCCGCGAAGAAATCCAGCATGGTGTTGCCGTCCGGGTCACTGAGCCACACGCCCTCGCCGTGATCCGGCACGAAGGGGTAGGGGCGCACGTAGGACGTGGAGAGGTGCTGGGCGTCGCGCTCCATGATGACCTTGGTCTTGGGGCCGGGGAGGGATGTTTTGAGGATGGGTTGGCGGGGTTTGGTGGCGGTGGTCATATTGGTTACTCCTATTCGGACTCTTTCCATACAGCTTCAACGACGTGGGGAGGCATGCCATCGTCCCAACCATCAGGAATGTCGGAACGGCTCAGATTGCGGCCTGGCGTCTGTGCCTTCATAAATTCTGGGATTGGAACACCGATGGGACTTTCTGGATACTCGTCAACCCAGTTGATTTCACCCATTGAGTCGGCAGCAGGCGCGAAGCCAATGTCAGAATCTTTATAGAATTTCGCACCAAAGCTCTTCTCAATGTCTCTGAGAAGTTTAAAAGTTGGCTTTTCCCATTCGCTCGCGTCGTCAACACTCTTGAGTTTCGTGTAGTGTCCCGGACCCATCATCCAGTAAATGGCGTGGGCCGCTGCCTGCGGGCAGTCAGGCTGTTTAACCATCCAGTGAAGCAAGTCCTTATCATCATAATTCGTTGTCGTAGCGACGAAAAACCACTCGTCATCCGAGGCAGAACTCAGGAAATCTTTCATCATCTGTAATGTGTCAGCCATCATCCTATTCTGCCCTCAGTCCCCGCTGTGTACCGGAATCGGCTCCTGCACCTTTCCGTCGGGGGCGGTGTCGCTCACGCCCGCCGGGTTGGGGGCGCCGACGCCATACGCCGCCCACTTGTCCTCGCGGCTGTTCAGGCGGTGGCTGGTCGCGCCGGGACGCACGCGGCTCTCGGAGAACTCGCGCGGCTCGATGCTGATGCGCTCGCCTTCCATCAGGCCGAAGATGCCGCTCTGGCCGGGTTCCTTGCGCTGCCAGTCGTCGGGCACCACCATGTCCGGGCCGGTGTAGTCGGTGGGTTCGGAATACGCGGCGATGTAGCCCTCGAAGTTGCGCAGGATCAGCTTGTCGGGGCTGTGGCTCAGCACGTAGTTGGGCGCCACCGGAATCTTGCCGCCACCGCCGGGCGCGTCCACCACGTAGGTGGGAATGCTGTAGCCAGAGGTGTGCCCGCGCAGGCTTTCCATGATCTCCAGCCCCTTGCTGACGGTGGTGCGCAGGTGGCCCGCCCCATGAACGAGATCGCACTGGTAGATGTAGTACGGGCGCACGCGGATCTTGACCAGCTCGCGCAGCAGCTTCTGCATGATCACCGGGTGGTCATTGACGCCGCGCAGCAGCACACTTTGATTGCCCAGAGGCACGCCCGCGCGGGTCAGGCGGTCACAGGCGTCGGCCACTTCCGGGGTGATTTCCTTGGGGTGGTTGACGTGAATGTTCATCCACAGCGGGTGGTTTTCCGCCAGCACGTCGCACAGTTCCTCGGTCACGCGCATGGGCATGAACACCGGCACGCGGGTGCCGATGCGGATGATCTCGATATGCTCGATCTTGCGCAGTTCAGCCAGCAGGCGGCCCAGCACCTTCGGCGCAAGCGTGAGCGGATCGCCGCCCGACAGCAGCACGTCGCGCACCTGGGGCGTGTTCCGCAGGTAGTTCAGTTGCGCCTCGTACTCGGCAGGATTGAAGGTCTCGGTGGGGTCGCCCACGATGCGGCTGCGGGTGCAGTACCGGCAGTAGCTGGCGCACTGCGTCGTGACCAGCATCAGCACGCGGTCTGGATAGCGGTGGACGAGGCCGGGCACGGGACTGTGCTTGTCCTCGGCCAGCGAGTCCTCCATCATCGAGGTGAACGGTTCCAGCTCGTGGTGCGTGGGAATTACCTGACGCCTGACCGGGCAGGTGGGATCGTCGGCGTCCATCAGCGAGGCGAAGTACGGCGTGATGTCCAGGCGGAAGATGCCCTCGGCGCTGGCCCCGGCGTGTTCACTCTCGGTCAGGCGGATGACTTCTTCCAGCTCAGCGACCGAGTTGATGCGGTTCTTGAGCTGCCATTTCCAGTCGTACCACTTTTCGTCGGGAACGTCGGCCCATTTGGGAGCGCGGTGACCACGCGGCAGCATCTGCTGACTGCGCACCGTCGCCTGCGGGTGGATGAGGGCGTTGGACATCTGAGGCCTCCAGGGAGAGAGAAACGTGAGTTGCTAGACCTTCATTCTTCATGTTTTGCCCCCACGATTGGAAGGAGCGCAGGCCGGTAGATCGGTGGGGTCAGGCGGCTGTTTCTCTGGCAAACGCCACGCCTGACCTTGCATATGCCAACTGCGGTGCTAGGCTGTGGGCATGCGACAGACTGGCAGCTCTCTGGACTCCCTGGATCACCGGATTTTGCAGGAATTGCAGACCGACTCGCGGCTCTCGATGCGTGAGCTGGGCCGCCGAGTGGGGCTGTCGGCCCCCGCCGTGACCGAGCGCGTGCGGCGACTGGAGGACGCGGGCGTGATTCTGGGCTACGGCGTGCGCGTCGCCAGCAAGCCGCTGGGACGCACGATTACCGCATTCATCGGCGTGCAGGACAGCGGGCGCAACGATCCCACCCTGGTGCGCTGGGCGGGCGCCCACGACGGCGTGCTGGAATGCCACAGCGTGACCGGCGACAACTCGTGCATCCTGAAAGTGGCCGTGCCGGACGTGGGCGCGCTGGAAACCATGCTGGGGGATCTGATCGGCATGGGCTTTACCTGCGACACCAGCATCGTGCTGAGTACGCCGCTGGAAGGGAAGTTGATGCTGCCGCCGCGATAAGCGGGAGGCACAGGACAGAGGGCGAGAGGCCAGCAACCTCCCGCCCTTCTTTTGCCTTCAGGCGTCCGACTGCTCGGTGCCCGCCAGCAGCAGTTCCAGCAACTCGTTGACATTCCGGTGCGCGTCCAGCGGGTGACGCAGCGGGCGGTTGGCCTCGATCTGGTAGGTGTTGCGGCGGCCCACGCGCTGGCGGATCAGGATGCCGGCGTCCTCCAGATCACGCACGATGCGCTGCACGGCGCGTTCGGTGATGCCGACATCGGCAGCCACCTGACGCAGCGTGGCGTCCGGCTGGCGCTTGAGGCACAGCAGCACGCGGCTGTGGTTCGACAGAAACGTCCACGAGGGGGCATGCGGGGGCGGCTGGGTCATGGCGTGTTGTGCCGAGTGTAACCGAGACGGCGGGTGACATGGCTAGACCTTCAGGCGGGCAGCAGAGAGGTGGGCTTGCATCTTCAATATGCGATCTCTAATATACGAAACGCAAGTCGTATATCAAGCCAATCCAACCCCAGGAGCCTGCCATGCCCACCATCCAAGAACCTGCCCAGCCCGCCGCCGCCCAGACCGCCCTCGTTCCCGTTTCCGTCGTGTACGGCGACGGCATCGGCCCGGAAATCATGGGGGCCACCCTGCGCATCCTGGCGGCCGCAGGCGCACGCATCGCCCCGCAGGAGGTTCGCATGGGCGAGGCGCTGTACCGGGAGGGCCACACCTCCGGCTTCGCGCCCGACGCCTGGGACAGCCTGCGGCAGACCGGCGTGCTGCTCAAAGCGCCCATCACCACGCCGCAGGGTGGCGGCTACAAGAGCCTGAACGTGACCCTGCGCAAGACGCTGGGGCTGTACGCCAACGTGCGCCCCTGCCGCGCCTACGCGCCGTACGTGCCGACGCACCACCCCGAGATGAATCTGGTGATCATCCGCGAGAACGAGGAAGACCTGTACGCGGGCATCGAACACCGCCAGACGCGCGAGGTGATGCAGTGCCTGAAGCTGATCACCCGCCCCGGCTGCGAGAAAATTGTGCGCTACGCCTTTGAGTACGCCCGCGCGAACGGGCGCAAGAAGGTCACGGCGCTGAGCAAGGACAACATCATGAAGATGTGCGACGGGCTGTTCCACACGGTCTTCGACGAGATCAGCGCCGAATACCCGGAAATCAGGGCCGAACACCAGATCATCGACATCGGCACGGCGCGGGTGGCGGCGCGGCCCGAACAGTACGACGTGATCGTGACCCTCAACCTGTACGGCGACATCCTCTCAGACGTGGCCGCCGAGGTGGCCGGTTCGGTGGGACTGGCGGGCAGCGCGAACATCGGCGATACGTTTGCCATGTTCGAGGCCATCCACGGCTCGGCCCCCGATCTGGCCGGGCAGGACGCGGCCAATCCCGGCGGCCTGATCTCGGCGGCGGCGCTGATGCTGGGGCATCTGGGCCAGCACGAGGTGGCCGCCAAGATTCAGAACGCCCTGCTGTGCGCGCTGGAAGACGGCCTGCACACCGGGGACATCGCCGGGCCGCACACGAAACAGGTGCTGGGCACCCAGGCGTTTGCCGACGCCGTGATCGAGCGCCTGGGCCGCACGCCGCAGCATCTGCCCGCCGTCACGGCGGACGCGGAAGCCAAAGCCATGCCCGCCCGCAAAGCCTCCACGCCGGCCCCCATCGACAAGCAGCTCGTCGGCACCGATGTCTTTTTCGAGTGGACGGATTCGGGGCGTGACCCGGACGTGCTGGCGGCCATCTTGCAGGAGGCGCAGCTGCGCAATATTCCGCTGAAGATGATCACCAACCGGGGCGTCAAGGTCTGGCCGAACGGGCGGCCCGAGACCTTCAAATCCGATCACTGGCGCTGCCGCTTCCAGTCGGACACGCCGGTCAAGCACGGCGATCTGCTGGCCCTACTGATTCGCGTCCACGACAAGGGGCTGGATTTTATTAAAACCGAACACCTGTACACCTTCGACGGCGTGCCGGGGTACTCGCTGGGACAGGGGCAGTAATACGGATTCCGCCTAATTCCTTAACCCATCGGGAAAGCCCCGCTGGGTTCATCCATACGCGGAACCCGTCTTCTTTCCTCCTCGCGTCGTCGCGGACAGACGCCCATGACTGGGACAGCTCGAAGAGAGGACGCTGCTCCTCTTCTGCGAAGCTCTGCGAGTCCTGCTCGGATTTCATCGTTTTTGCAAACGATTCCATCGGAATCCGTATAAGCCGGAGCCACCCCGGCCTCTCCCCTAGCGCGTCAGCGCCGCGTACCTCTGCAACACGTCCCAGCCCAGGCCCGCGTTCATCACCTCGCGGGCCTGCGCCACGCCCTCGCGGATGCTGTCCACGCGGCCCGCCGTCCGCAGCGCCGCCCCGGAATTGAGGGCCACGATATCGCGCTGGGCCTCGGTGCCGCCGCCCGTGAGTAGGGCGCGGGTGATCTCGGCGTTTTCGGCGGGGGTGCCCCCCACCAGCGATTCGCGCGGATGCAGCGCCAGCCCCACCTCCTCCGGGTGCAGGGTGCGGTCAATGATCTCGCCGCCGCGCAGGCCGGAGACGGTATTGACGCCGCAGACGGTGAATTCGTCTAAGCCGTCGCCGTAGACGATGGTGGCCCCCTTTGCGCCCAGCAGCCGCAGCACCTCGGCCAGCGTGCGCGTCAGCTCCGGCTTGAAGACGCCCACCACCAGATGCGTGGCCCCGGCGGGGTTGCTCAGCGGCCCCAGGATGTTGAACACCGTGCGGGCGGCCAGATCCGAGCGGACAGGGGCGGCGTGGCGCAGCGCTGGGTGGTAATTGCGGGCGAACATGAAGCCCACGCCCAGGGTGTTCACGGCGTCCTCGATCACTTCCGGGGAGGCATCCAGGTTGACGCCCAATGCCTCCAGCACGTCCGCACTGCCGGCGCGGCTGCTGGCGGCGCGGTTGCCATGCTTGGCGACAGGCACGCCCGCCCCCGCCACCACAAAGGCCGTTGTGGTGCTG is part of the Deinococcus radiopugnans ATCC 19172 genome and encodes:
- a CDS encoding Uma2 family endonuclease; translation: MSEPAYQHMTEEEYLASEEISPVKREYVGGYVYALHGDTLAQAGASSRHGEVALNIASTLQPQARKQRCKVYASDMRVNCTTPTGKRVYYYPDVVATCEPVDGRATSVSAPGLIVEVLSPRTRHTDLTDKIWAYTSLASLQTYLIVEAETRFVRAIERQPDGSWQERELKDTGEIKLPDLGATLTLDDVYDGVF
- a CDS encoding Lrp/AsnC family transcriptional regulator, which translates into the protein MRQTGSSLDSLDHRILQELQTDSRLSMRELGRRVGLSAPAVTERVRRLEDAGVILGYGVRVASKPLGRTITAFIGVQDSGRNDPTLVRWAGAHDGVLECHSVTGDNSCILKVAVPDVGALETMLGDLIGMGFTCDTSIVLSTPLEGKLMLPPR
- a CDS encoding acetyl ornithine aminotransferase family protein; amino-acid sequence: MTTATKPRQPILKTSLPGPKTKVIMERDAQHLSTSYVRPYPFVPDHGEGVWLSDPDGNTMLDFFAGIAVSTTGHAHPHVVGAVQEQITKFTHVCLSDYPQEITTSLAERLVKHVERPLADGTDEKWRVFFGNSGAEAVEAAVKLARNHTGRSHIISTMGSFHGRTYGAITLTGSKTKYKRGFGPLLPAVSHVPYPNPFRPPLGSTPEACGQAVLNHIRELFVGVIPSDEVAAIIVEPMQGEGGYIVPPADFLPGLRALCDEHGIMLIYDEVQAGMGRTGKMFSYQQFEQYGEVQPDIITVAKGIASGMPISALLAKESVMTWPVGSHGSTYGGNPVAAAAAHATLDLIEGVVKHPGCGESLMQNAADVGAHLLTELKKMQAEFPFLGDVRGQGLFIGLEFVKPDGSPDGALRDRASTAIFERGLLNLDCGEAVIRVSPPLILTREDAETGLEIIREALRELS
- the rraA gene encoding ribonuclease E activity regulator RraA, with the protein product MSPFIPTSDLCDAHPEAQVFAPLFRDFGGQPRFSGPAFTLRVYENNTLVRATLGTPGEGRVLVVDGGGSLNGALVGDQLAGLGVDSGWAGIIVHGCVRDTAQLAGMPIGIRALAAHPRRSGKADVGEREVALTFAGVTVRPGDMVHADEDGVCVLPQS
- a CDS encoding KamA family radical SAM protein is translated as MSNALIHPQATVRSQQMLPRGHRAPKWADVPDEKWYDWKWQLKNRINSVAELEEVIRLTESEHAGASAEGIFRLDITPYFASLMDADDPTCPVRRQVIPTHHELEPFTSMMEDSLAEDKHSPVPGLVHRYPDRVLMLVTTQCASYCRYCTRSRIVGDPTETFNPAEYEAQLNYLRNTPQVRDVLLSGGDPLTLAPKVLGRLLAELRKIEHIEIIRIGTRVPVFMPMRVTEELCDVLAENHPLWMNIHVNHPKEITPEVADACDRLTRAGVPLGNQSVLLRGVNDHPVIMQKLLRELVKIRVRPYYIYQCDLVHGAGHLRTTVSKGLEIMESLRGHTSGYSIPTYVVDAPGGGGKIPVAPNYVLSHSPDKLILRNFEGYIAAYSEPTDYTGPDMVVPDDWQRKEPGQSGIFGLMEGERISIEPREFSESRVRPGATSHRLNSREDKWAAYGVGAPNPAGVSDTAPDGKVQEPIPVHSGD
- the trpD gene encoding anthranilate phosphoribosyltransferase, producing MMHARLMNGEVLSQADAAAFMREVMAGEMSGVRMAAALAALRVRGETPGEIAGFAQAMRENAVRVNVRPREVLLDVVGTGGDGAHTFNISTTTAFVVAGAGVPVAKHGNRAASSRAGSADVLEALGVNLDASPEVIEDAVNTLGVGFMFARNYHPALRHAAPVRSDLAARTVFNILGPLSNPAGATHLVVGVFKPELTRTLAEVLRLLGAKGATIVYGDGLDEFTVCGVNTVSGLRGGEIIDRTLHPEEVGLALHPRESLVGGTPAENAEITRALLTGGGTEAQRDIVALNSGAALRTAGRVDSIREGVAQAREVMNAGLGWDVLQRYAALTR
- a CDS encoding DUF4274 domain-containing protein, which codes for MADTLQMMKDFLSSASDDEWFFVATTTNYDDKDLLHWMVKQPDCPQAAAHAIYWMMGPGHYTKLKSVDDASEWEKPTFKLLRDIEKSFGAKFYKDSDIGFAPAADSMGEINWVDEYPESPIGVPIPEFMKAQTPGRNLSRSDIPDGWDDGMPPHVVEAVWKESE
- a CDS encoding helix-turn-helix transcriptional regulator: MTQPPPHAPSWTFLSNHSRVLLCLKRQPDATLRQVAADVGITERAVQRIVRDLEDAGILIRQRVGRRNTYQIEANRPLRHPLDAHRNVNELLELLLAGTEQSDA
- a CDS encoding NADP-dependent isocitrate dehydrogenase yields the protein MPTIQEPAQPAAAQTALVPVSVVYGDGIGPEIMGATLRILAAAGARIAPQEVRMGEALYREGHTSGFAPDAWDSLRQTGVLLKAPITTPQGGGYKSLNVTLRKTLGLYANVRPCRAYAPYVPTHHPEMNLVIIRENEEDLYAGIEHRQTREVMQCLKLITRPGCEKIVRYAFEYARANGRKKVTALSKDNIMKMCDGLFHTVFDEISAEYPEIRAEHQIIDIGTARVAARPEQYDVIVTLNLYGDILSDVAAEVAGSVGLAGSANIGDTFAMFEAIHGSAPDLAGQDAANPGGLISAAALMLGHLGQHEVAAKIQNALLCALEDGLHTGDIAGPHTKQVLGTQAFADAVIERLGRTPQHLPAVTADAEAKAMPARKASTPAPIDKQLVGTDVFFEWTDSGRDPDVLAAILQEAQLRNIPLKMITNRGVKVWPNGRPETFKSDHWRCRFQSDTPVKHGDLLALLIRVHDKGLDFIKTEHLYTFDGVPGYSLGQGQ